The Thermithiobacillus plumbiphilus genome includes a window with the following:
- the bioB gene encoding biotin synthase BioB, with product MQQEILNRLNDMVERVLAGELLTEDEGRWLIRLDAGYLPQLMAGADRIRRHFRGEAVEACGISNVRSGNCSENCSFCSQSGHHKAATAPVYGYIAETDLVAQAQRLRSLGATDFGIVSKGWGVRGNKEKGKLQDYLANLREHSDIGRCASLGALDESMARELKAMGLENYHHNLECAESFFENVCTTHSYQENIDTIQAAQQAGMRVCAGGILGMGESLDQRVELAMTLRALNVESVPLNFLNPQPGTPMGHLPKMEPRECLHMIAVFRYLLPQAEIRIAGGRTHMRDLQAMIFYAGASGVMIGDYLTTAGRKVEDDLQMLRDLGVTIRGDTFQRRAQQAQEQATGLS from the coding sequence ATGCAACAGGAGATCCTGAACCGGCTCAATGACATGGTCGAGCGGGTACTCGCCGGGGAACTACTCACGGAAGATGAGGGCCGCTGGCTGATTCGCCTGGATGCCGGCTACCTGCCGCAGCTCATGGCCGGTGCCGACCGCATACGCCGTCATTTCCGTGGGGAAGCGGTCGAGGCCTGCGGCATCAGCAATGTGCGCAGCGGCAACTGCAGCGAGAACTGCAGCTTCTGTTCCCAGAGCGGGCATCACAAGGCCGCCACCGCACCCGTCTATGGCTATATCGCCGAAACGGATCTTGTCGCCCAGGCCCAGCGGCTGCGCAGCCTCGGGGCCACGGATTTCGGCATCGTCTCCAAAGGTTGGGGCGTGCGCGGCAACAAGGAAAAGGGCAAGCTCCAGGATTATCTGGCGAATCTCAGGGAGCACAGCGACATCGGCCGTTGCGCCTCGCTCGGTGCGCTCGATGAATCCATGGCTCGCGAACTCAAGGCCATGGGGCTGGAGAACTATCATCACAATCTCGAGTGCGCCGAGTCGTTCTTTGAGAATGTCTGTACCACGCACAGCTATCAGGAAAACATCGATACCATCCAGGCCGCCCAGCAGGCCGGCATGCGCGTCTGCGCCGGTGGCATTCTTGGCATGGGCGAGAGCCTCGACCAGCGGGTCGAACTGGCCATGACCCTGCGCGCCCTGAACGTCGAATCCGTGCCCCTGAACTTCCTCAATCCCCAGCCGGGCACGCCCATGGGCCATCTGCCCAAGATGGAGCCACGCGAGTGCCTGCACATGATCGCGGTATTCCGTTACCTGCTGCCGCAGGCCGAGATCCGCATCGCCGGTGGGCGCACGCACATGCGCGATTTGCAGGCAATGATCTTCTACGCCGGTGCTTCCGGTGTCATGATCGGCGATTATCTCACTACCGCCGGGCGCAAGGTCGAAGACGACCTGCAGATGCTCAGGGATCTTGGCGTGACAATCCGTGGTGACACCTTCCAGCGCCGGGCGCAGCAAGCCCAGGAGCAGGCCACCGGGCTGTCCTGA
- the grxC gene encoding glutaredoxin 3 produces the protein MAQVVMYVTGICPYCHMAESLLRRKGVSVHKVRVDLDPSERMVMLDRSNGRRTVPQIFIGDFHVGGFDDLAALDRAGQLDPLLTQP, from the coding sequence ATGGCCCAGGTGGTCATGTATGTGACAGGCATCTGCCCGTATTGCCATATGGCGGAATCCCTCTTGCGGCGCAAGGGTGTCAGCGTCCACAAAGTCCGGGTGGATCTCGATCCCTCGGAGCGCATGGTGATGCTCGATCGCAGCAATGGCCGCCGTACCGTGCCGCAGATCTTCATCGGTGACTTTCATGTCGGTGGCTTCGATGATCTGGCCGCCCTCGATCGCGCCGGCCAGCTCGATCCACTGCTGACCCAGCCCTGA
- a CDS encoding efflux RND transporter permease subunit, giving the protein MAEHGPSGEKLNIAGKLAGLFMKSKITAMLMLSITLIGVMALFVTPREYNPQIVVPAANIIVARPGADPTEVANMVVKPLEAIMNAMSGVDHTFGYAVNDMGVVTVQFKVGEDQERSLVKLYNQLMQNLDRMPPGTQEPLVKPINADDVPVMAITFASRQFSDAELRGVVERVLEQLRNVPGVSFTQIVGGRQRAVNVWLDPQRLTAMGLSLDQVDRMLQAANVSLPAGELSGGNVNAPLRVSGYLGNAEEIGKVLVGAPQGRPIYLKDVARIEEGPGELEQLSRFAFGPAAQARQARGDMAAVTVALAKKPGTNAVVVTRAVRERLASLERTVIPEGITAVVTRDDGERANDAVNTLVEHLGIAIGSVVLILVLFLGWREAAIVTLTVPLILFVVLAVGLMAGQTINRITLFALILSLGLLVDAAIVVIENIHRHLHQGAPRPFDAVLVDATNEIGNPTNIATIAVIVAFIPMAFVTGMMGPFMRPIPFNVPVAMIASLLIAYMVVPWAAWRWLSRKAAKQALRNRESLAEQGQNHQDFLHRGYVAVITPLLRNGLVRSVFLLTVVLLLLLVMLQPAWQFIRPQGMNGPLSPLGVELKMLPNDDVDTFLVEVDTPAGTSLISTGEVTQAVADVIGRQSLVTNYQTFLGIPAPVDFAALVRGDLMKRGSNLAQIRVNLVDKHDRSTSSHEIVRSLDRDLAPLRKRFPQARIKLYEQPPGPPVQAQILAQLYGPDYERLRASATDVSAAFERIYGMVNVDDSVTANLASYTLHVDRQKAALAGVAPAQVAKLLHDYVSGFSMGTLHVAEAREPIDIIVRLPRESRATPAQILSLYVTNAMGKPVALSAIARISPSLSAKPIYFRDQNPVVFVSGELLRSSPVYAVLSLDQMLDGRRLPHSGVSFETGNLGFNEVSPEAFMGYKLLWGGEMRLTLDVFRDLGSAFMVALVFIYLVLVAYYKSFMLPVIVMGAIPLTLIGVFPGHWITQQAFTATSMIGVIALAGIVVRNSLLLIDFVLDYRARGYALEDAVIEAGAVRFRPILLTALAIILGSAIMITDPVFGGLAVSLIFGTFASTALTLLVIPLAYFLWQRRLGDGRRADA; this is encoded by the coding sequence ATGGCTGAGCACGGCCCTTCTGGCGAGAAGCTGAACATCGCCGGCAAGCTCGCCGGCCTGTTCATGAAGTCCAAGATCACGGCGATGCTGATGTTGAGCATCACCCTGATCGGCGTGATGGCGCTGTTTGTCACGCCGCGCGAATACAATCCGCAGATCGTGGTGCCGGCGGCCAATATCATCGTCGCCCGTCCCGGCGCCGATCCCACGGAAGTGGCCAACATGGTGGTCAAGCCCCTGGAAGCCATCATGAACGCCATGTCCGGGGTGGATCACACCTTCGGCTATGCCGTGAACGACATGGGCGTGGTGACGGTGCAGTTCAAGGTGGGCGAGGATCAGGAGCGCAGTCTGGTCAAGCTCTATAACCAGCTCATGCAGAACCTCGACCGTATGCCGCCGGGCACCCAAGAGCCCCTGGTCAAGCCCATCAATGCCGATGACGTGCCGGTCATGGCGATTACCTTCGCCTCCCGGCAGTTTTCGGATGCCGAGCTGCGCGGCGTGGTGGAGCGGGTGCTGGAGCAGTTGCGCAATGTGCCCGGCGTGTCCTTCACCCAGATCGTCGGCGGCCGGCAACGCGCCGTCAATGTCTGGCTCGACCCGCAGCGCCTGACCGCCATGGGCCTGTCCCTGGACCAGGTCGACAGGATGCTGCAGGCGGCCAATGTCAGCCTGCCGGCCGGGGAGCTGAGCGGCGGCAATGTCAATGCCCCCTTGCGGGTGTCGGGCTATCTCGGGAATGCCGAGGAGATCGGCAAGGTGCTGGTGGGCGCGCCGCAGGGCCGGCCCATCTATCTCAAGGATGTCGCCCGCATCGAAGAGGGGCCGGGCGAACTGGAGCAGCTTTCCCGCTTCGCCTTTGGCCCGGCGGCGCAGGCCCGGCAGGCCCGGGGTGACATGGCGGCCGTGACCGTGGCCCTGGCGAAAAAGCCGGGCACCAATGCCGTAGTCGTGACCCGCGCGGTGCGGGAGCGGTTGGCCAGCCTCGAGCGCACGGTCATTCCCGAGGGCATCACTGCGGTGGTGACCCGCGATGATGGCGAGCGCGCCAATGATGCCGTCAATACCCTGGTGGAGCACCTCGGGATTGCCATCGGTTCGGTGGTGCTGATCCTGGTGCTGTTTCTGGGCTGGCGCGAGGCGGCCATCGTCACCCTCACGGTACCCCTGATTCTTTTCGTGGTGCTGGCAGTGGGACTGATGGCTGGCCAGACCATCAATCGCATCACCCTGTTCGCCCTGATCCTGTCACTGGGCCTGCTGGTGGATGCCGCCATCGTGGTGATCGAGAACATCCATCGTCATCTGCACCAGGGCGCGCCGCGGCCCTTTGATGCCGTGCTGGTGGATGCCACCAACGAGATCGGCAACCCCACCAATATCGCCACCATTGCCGTCATCGTGGCCTTCATCCCGATGGCCTTCGTCACCGGCATGATGGGGCCTTTCATGCGCCCCATTCCCTTCAATGTGCCGGTAGCGATGATCGCTTCCCTGCTGATCGCCTACATGGTCGTGCCCTGGGCCGCCTGGCGCTGGTTGTCGCGCAAGGCCGCCAAGCAGGCTTTGCGTAACAGGGAGAGCCTGGCAGAGCAGGGGCAGAACCATCAGGACTTCCTGCACCGGGGCTATGTCGCCGTCATTACGCCACTGCTGCGTAACGGGTTGGTGCGCAGCGTATTCCTGCTGACGGTGGTGCTGTTGCTGCTGCTGGTGATGCTGCAGCCGGCCTGGCAGTTCATTCGCCCGCAGGGCATGAACGGTCCGCTGAGCCCACTCGGGGTGGAACTGAAGATGCTCCCCAACGACGATGTCGACACCTTCCTGGTCGAGGTCGATACGCCGGCCGGCACGAGCCTGATCAGCACCGGCGAGGTGACGCAGGCCGTGGCGGATGTGATCGGTCGCCAGTCGCTGGTGACCAATTATCAGACCTTTCTCGGCATTCCCGCGCCGGTGGATTTCGCCGCACTGGTGCGCGGGGATCTGATGAAGCGGGGCAGCAATCTGGCGCAGATCCGCGTGAACCTGGTGGACAAGCATGATCGCTCGACCAGTTCGCACGAGATCGTGCGGTCCCTGGACCGGGACCTCGCGCCCCTGCGCAAACGTTTCCCGCAAGCCCGCATCAAGCTCTATGAGCAGCCACCCGGGCCGCCGGTGCAGGCGCAGATCCTGGCCCAGCTCTACGGGCCGGACTATGAGCGCCTGCGGGCATCAGCCACCGACGTCAGTGCGGCCTTCGAGCGGATCTACGGCATGGTGAATGTCGATGACTCGGTGACGGCCAATCTTGCCAGTTACACCCTCCATGTGGATCGGCAGAAGGCGGCACTCGCCGGGGTGGCGCCAGCCCAGGTGGCCAAGCTCCTGCATGACTACGTGTCGGGCTTTTCCATGGGCACCCTGCATGTGGCCGAGGCCCGCGAGCCGATCGATATCATCGTGCGGCTACCGCGCGAGAGCCGGGCCACACCGGCCCAGATCCTGTCGCTCTATGTCACCAATGCCATGGGCAAGCCGGTGGCGCTGAGTGCCATAGCGCGGATTTCCCCCAGCCTGAGCGCAAAGCCCATCTATTTCCGCGACCAGAATCCGGTGGTCTTCGTCAGTGGCGAGCTGCTGCGTTCCAGCCCGGTCTATGCCGTGCTCTCGCTGGATCAGATGCTCGATGGCCGCCGTCTGCCGCACAGTGGCGTCAGCTTCGAGACCGGCAATCTCGGCTTCAATGAGGTCAGCCCCGAAGCCTTCATGGGCTACAAGCTGCTCTGGGGCGGCGAGATGCGCCTGACCCTGGACGTGTTCCGCGATCTCGGCAGCGCCTTCATGGTGGCCCTGGTCTTCATCTATCTGGTGCTGGTGGCCTATTACAAGTCCTTCATGCTGCCTGTCATCGTCATGGGCGCCATCCCGCTGACCCTGATCGGCGTGTTTCCGGGCCACTGGATCACGCAGCAGGCCTTCACCGCCACCTCGATGATCGGGGTCATCGCCCTGGCGGGCATCGTGGTGCGCAATTCATTGCTGCTGATCGACTTCGTCCTCGACTATCGGGCGCGTGGCTATGCCCTGGAGGATGCCGTGATCGAGGCCGGCGCTGTGCGTTTCCGGCCGATCCTGCTGACGGCACTCGCCATCATCCTGGGCTCGGCCATCATGATCACCGATCCCGTGTTCGGGGGGCTGGCCGTGTCCCTGATCTTTGGCACCTTCGCCTCCACGGCCCTGACCCTGCTGGTGATTCCGCTGGCCTATTTCCTCTGGCAGCGGCGTCTGGGGGATGGGCGGCGAGCGGATGCGTGA
- the trxC gene encoding thioredoxin TrxC, whose product MSDVHVVCSSCHAVNRLPSARLRENPRCGKCHAHLFDGDPVELTAATFSKHIEKNDLPVVVDFWAPWCGPCRMMAPQFKQASEDMAGRVVFAKVNTEAEQQLAAQFGIRSIPTLALFQGGREVARMSGALGKNDLIRWIEQHLRS is encoded by the coding sequence ATGTCCGATGTCCATGTCGTCTGTTCTTCCTGTCATGCCGTCAATCGCCTGCCGTCCGCGCGCCTGCGTGAGAATCCGCGTTGTGGCAAGTGCCACGCCCATCTCTTCGATGGTGATCCCGTCGAGCTCACGGCCGCCACCTTCAGCAAGCACATCGAGAAAAATGACCTGCCGGTGGTGGTGGATTTCTGGGCGCCCTGGTGCGGGCCCTGCCGCATGATGGCACCCCAGTTCAAGCAGGCCAGCGAGGACATGGCCGGGCGGGTGGTGTTCGCCAAGGTCAATACCGAGGCCGAGCAGCAGCTTGCAGCGCAGTTCGGTATCCGCTCCATTCCCACGCTGGCGCTGTTTCAGGGCGGGCGCGAAGTGGCCCGCATGAGTGGCGCGCTCGGTAAAAATGACCTGATCCGTTGGATCGAACAGCATTTGCGTTCATAA
- the bioH gene encoding pimeloyl-ACP methyl ester esterase BioH, with protein MRPESWAYSQHGQGPDLVCLHGWGTQGDIFIPLVDELVQGFRVTTLDLPGHGHTPCGAGLDLDRAAARLGTILETLAGPKPWLLGWSLGGMIALDLARQSPDSLTGLVLISTTPRFVAGPNWAAGMEAAAFQQFAHNLLDDPQATVKRFLALQTLDDGEGRRALRQLQQGSPWPTPDPDCLAGGLDILREIDLRPALDQMRLPVLLIQGGRDRVVLPQAAEYLAERLPDSRLLNLPRAGHAPFLTAPAECAQAIRRFLDER; from the coding sequence ATGCGTCCTGAATCCTGGGCCTACTCGCAGCACGGCCAGGGGCCGGATCTCGTCTGTCTGCACGGCTGGGGCACGCAGGGGGACATCTTTATCCCACTGGTGGATGAACTGGTGCAGGGTTTCCGGGTGACCACCCTGGACCTGCCAGGCCATGGCCATACGCCCTGTGGGGCCGGGCTGGACCTGGACCGAGCCGCCGCGCGGCTAGGCACTATTCTGGAAACGCTGGCAGGGCCCAAACCCTGGCTGCTGGGCTGGTCTTTGGGCGGCATGATCGCGCTTGATCTGGCGCGCCAGTCGCCGGATAGCCTTACCGGTCTGGTGCTGATCAGTACCACGCCACGCTTCGTCGCTGGCCCGAACTGGGCAGCGGGCATGGAAGCCGCTGCCTTTCAGCAGTTCGCCCATAATCTGCTCGACGATCCCCAGGCCACCGTCAAGCGTTTCCTGGCCCTGCAGACCCTGGACGACGGTGAGGGCCGTCGCGCCCTGCGACAGCTGCAGCAGGGTAGCCCCTGGCCGACGCCGGATCCTGATTGCCTGGCCGGCGGGCTGGACATCCTGCGGGAAATTGATCTGCGGCCAGCGCTCGATCAAATGCGCCTGCCCGTGCTGCTGATCCAGGGCGGCCGGGACCGGGTGGTGCTGCCGCAGGCGGCCGAATATCTGGCAGAACGCTTGCCCGACAGCCGTTTACTGAATCTGCCCCGCGCGGGGCATGCCCCCTTTCTGACGGCTCCCGCGGAATGCGCGCAGGCGATTCGCCGCTTTCTGGATGAACGATGA
- a CDS encoding NAD(P)H-dependent glycerol-3-phosphate dehydrogenase, whose protein sequence is MSDRIAVLGAGHWGCALAVHLVRTSHSVRLWGHRAASLEQMAASGTLAPVFPGLPLPEDLHPNPDLAAVLAASDAVLLAVPSRYFRETLHLVRPHLREGMIVAWASKGLEDSTSMRLDEVVAEALPTGWPSAVISGPTFADEVVRGLPGALTVASQDLSVAERVAIWLRSDSLRAYTSQDVAGVCLGGAIKNVMAIAAGISDGLGFGYNARAALITRGLAELLRLGQALGGHAETFMGLAGAGDLILTCTGDLSRNRTVGLRLGRGERLPDILADLRMEAEGVHTARALYELSRRRGIEMPIVEQVYRVLFAGQAPRTAQENLMHRQPRREDG, encoded by the coding sequence ATGTCGGATCGTATCGCTGTCCTGGGTGCCGGGCACTGGGGTTGTGCCCTGGCGGTACATCTGGTGCGAACCAGTCACAGCGTGCGGCTCTGGGGTCATCGTGCCGCGTCACTGGAGCAAATGGCTGCCAGCGGCACGCTAGCGCCGGTATTTCCGGGGCTCCCGCTCCCTGAGGATCTACACCCGAACCCGGATCTGGCCGCGGTGCTGGCAGCCAGTGATGCCGTTCTGCTGGCCGTACCCAGCCGCTATTTCCGTGAGACCTTGCATCTCGTGCGCCCACATTTGCGGGAAGGCATGATTGTGGCCTGGGCCAGCAAGGGTCTGGAAGATTCGACCAGCATGCGGCTCGATGAAGTCGTGGCTGAGGCGCTGCCGACCGGCTGGCCCAGTGCCGTGATTTCCGGCCCGACCTTCGCGGATGAAGTGGTCAGGGGGCTGCCGGGCGCGCTGACGGTTGCCTCGCAGGATCTGTCAGTGGCCGAACGGGTGGCAATCTGGTTGCGTTCCGACTCCTTGCGCGCCTATACCAGCCAGGATGTCGCCGGGGTCTGCCTTGGGGGAGCCATCAAGAATGTCATGGCGATTGCGGCCGGCATTTCCGATGGCCTGGGCTTTGGCTACAACGCGCGCGCGGCCTTGATCACCCGCGGGCTGGCGGAGCTGCTGCGCCTGGGCCAGGCGCTTGGTGGGCATGCGGAAACCTTCATGGGGCTGGCAGGTGCCGGAGATCTGATCCTGACCTGTACCGGGGATCTTTCTCGCAACCGTACTGTCGGGCTGCGACTTGGGCGGGGCGAGCGCCTGCCGGACATCCTTGCCGATCTGCGGATGGAAGCCGAGGGGGTGCATACTGCCCGGGCACTTTACGAACTTTCCCGACGGCGCGGGATCGAGATGCCGATCGTGGAGCAGGTCTATCGTGTGCTGTTCGCGGGACAAGCGCCCCGGACCGCGCAGGAAAACCTCATGCATCGCCAGCCGCGGCGCGAGGATGGCTGA
- the trmL gene encoding tRNA (uridine(34)/cytosine(34)/5-carboxymethylaminomethyluridine(34)-2'-O)-methyltransferase TrmL, producing MFKVVLYQPEIPPNTGNVIRLCANTGAELHLIEPLGFALDDSKLRRAGLDYHEWARLRVHPGWEAFTSSVQPRRILALSTRARQPYHAVSFQPDDCFVFGPETRGLPVELLGSLPPEQRLRLPMQANSRSLNLSNSVAVVVYEAWRQLGFPGAV from the coding sequence ATGTTCAAAGTGGTGTTGTATCAGCCCGAAATACCACCCAACACCGGCAATGTCATCCGCCTGTGCGCCAACACCGGCGCCGAGCTGCATCTCATCGAGCCACTGGGCTTCGCGCTGGACGACAGCAAGCTGCGCCGGGCCGGTCTGGATTATCACGAATGGGCACGGCTGCGCGTGCACCCAGGCTGGGAGGCCTTTACAAGCAGTGTACAGCCCCGACGCATCCTTGCCCTGAGCACCCGCGCAAGGCAGCCTTATCACGCAGTGAGCTTCCAGCCGGATGACTGTTTTGTCTTTGGTCCGGAAACCCGCGGCCTGCCGGTGGAACTCCTTGGATCCCTGCCACCGGAGCAGCGCCTGCGCCTGCCCATGCAAGCAAACAGCCGTAGCCTCAACCTGTCCAACAGCGTGGCGGTGGTGGTCTATGAGGCCTGGCGCCAACTGGGCTTTCCCGGCGCCGTTTAA
- a CDS encoding ComF family protein: MLNFLYPARCLLCHLPGRAICQDCLAALPRLPRIRCPQCAVPHTGLANTRCARCQLDPPPFSACTAAFSYAAPLDQAIHQWKYHGRLVWTRVLAESWLETVGPLTELPEALLPVPLHWRRLASRGFNQAGLLARHWGRALDIPVLYHYAKRLRHTRQHARLGRSERLQDSETIFQVRPLPVRHVAIIDDVLTTGGTVSALARAALTAGAERVDVWVLARTLHPHT; this comes from the coding sequence ATGCTGAATTTTCTCTATCCCGCGCGTTGCCTGCTCTGCCATCTTCCTGGCCGCGCTATCTGCCAGGATTGTCTAGCCGCCCTGCCGCGTCTGCCAAGGATACGTTGCCCTCAGTGCGCCGTCCCGCATACGGGCCTGGCAAACACCCGATGTGCCCGCTGTCAGCTCGACCCACCGCCGTTCAGTGCCTGCACCGCCGCTTTCAGCTATGCTGCGCCGCTGGATCAGGCCATTCACCAATGGAAATACCATGGCCGGCTGGTCTGGACCCGGGTGCTGGCGGAAAGCTGGCTGGAAACGGTCGGGCCGCTGACGGAGCTTCCGGAGGCCCTGCTGCCGGTGCCGTTGCACTGGCGGCGCCTGGCCAGCCGGGGCTTCAATCAGGCCGGATTGCTGGCCCGCCACTGGGGACGCGCCCTGGACATCCCGGTCCTGTATCACTATGCCAAGCGTTTGCGGCACACCCGGCAGCACGCCCGCCTCGGTCGCAGCGAACGCCTGCAGGACAGCGAGACGATCTTCCAGGTTCGTCCTCTGCCCGTCCGACATGTCGCCATCATCGATGACGTCCTGACCACGGGTGGTACGGTCAGCGCCCTGGCACGCGCCGCGCTGACAGCCGGTGCCGAGCGGGTGGATGTCTGGGTACTGGCCCGAACCCTTCACCCGCACACCTGA
- the secB gene encoding protein-export chaperone SecB produces MADEQEVVFNLEKIYLKDVSFEAPNTPSVFLINETPTVDVNLSTQSQPVEGMDGFVETVLTVGVSAKLDERTFFMVEVQQAGLFRIQNVPDDHMPGLLGIHCPNILFPYAREAIADLIGKGGFQPLHLNPINFEALFQASLAEQEAQARPQ; encoded by the coding sequence ATGGCTGACGAGCAGGAAGTCGTATTCAATCTGGAGAAGATCTACCTCAAGGATGTCTCTTTCGAGGCGCCCAATACCCCGTCGGTGTTCCTGATCAATGAAACGCCGACCGTGGACGTGAATCTTTCCACCCAGAGCCAGCCTGTCGAGGGCATGGACGGCTTCGTAGAGACGGTGCTGACGGTTGGCGTCAGTGCCAAGCTCGATGAACGGACCTTCTTCATGGTGGAAGTGCAGCAGGCTGGCCTGTTTCGTATCCAGAATGTGCCGGATGACCACATGCCGGGATTGCTGGGCATACATTGCCCCAACATCCTCTTTCCCTATGCCCGCGAGGCGATTGCCGACCTGATCGGCAAAGGCGGGTTCCAGCCCCTGCATCTGAATCCCATCAATTTCGAAGCGCTTTTCCAGGCCAGCCTGGCCGAGCAGGAAGCTCAGGCCAGGCCGCAATAG
- the bioF gene encoding 8-amino-7-oxononanoate synthase: protein MADLDAFLRQDLAEAEARGLRRRSQVLDPLGGPRFQDGRQKLLSFSSNDYLGLARDPALQEALCAGARAFGTGSGAAHLLGGHRSAHAALERDLAAFTGREAALLFGNGYLANLGAITALLGRDDHIFADRLNHASLVDAALLSRARLQRYRHNDLQHLEALLQRTPARGRRLIVTDGVFSMDGDLAPLTALAELARRYDAWLMVDDAHGLGVLGSTGRGSLEAFSLSPQDVPVLMGTLGKAFGVYGAFVAGSQSLIDFLQQRARSYIYTTALPPALASATQAALLLVQQDHWRRQHLQTHIQRLRQGLKSLAWSLMPSDTPIQPLLVGEAEAALNLSQQLRQQGFYVPAVRPPTVPQGSARLRITLSALHQDQDVDALIAALQDCHHAS, encoded by the coding sequence ATGGCGGATCTCGATGCATTCCTGAGGCAGGATCTGGCCGAGGCTGAAGCCCGGGGGCTGCGCCGGCGCTCGCAGGTGCTCGACCCGCTCGGGGGCCCTCGCTTTCAGGATGGCCGCCAGAAGCTGCTCTCCTTTTCCAGCAACGATTATCTGGGCCTGGCCCGCGACCCGGCCCTGCAGGAAGCACTATGCGCCGGCGCCAGGGCCTTTGGCACCGGCAGTGGCGCGGCCCACCTGCTCGGCGGGCACCGCAGCGCGCACGCCGCGCTCGAGCGGGATCTGGCGGCATTCACCGGCCGCGAGGCCGCTCTGCTGTTTGGCAACGGCTATCTCGCGAACCTCGGCGCGATCACCGCCCTGCTCGGGCGTGATGACCACATTTTCGCCGATCGCCTCAACCATGCTTCCCTGGTGGATGCCGCGCTGCTTTCGCGAGCCCGGCTGCAGCGCTATCGGCACAACGACCTCCAGCACCTTGAAGCACTCCTGCAGCGCACGCCCGCGCGTGGCCGGCGCCTGATCGTGACCGATGGCGTGTTCAGCATGGATGGTGACCTTGCCCCATTGACCGCGCTCGCGGAACTGGCCCGGCGTTATGATGCCTGGCTGATGGTGGATGACGCGCATGGCCTGGGCGTGCTCGGGTCAACAGGCCGGGGCAGCCTGGAAGCCTTCTCGCTGTCGCCGCAAGACGTTCCGGTACTGATGGGCACGCTGGGCAAGGCCTTTGGCGTGTATGGTGCCTTCGTGGCGGGCAGCCAGTCCCTGATCGATTTCCTGCAGCAGCGGGCGCGCAGCTATATCTACACCACCGCCCTGCCACCGGCTCTGGCGAGCGCCACGCAGGCGGCCTTGCTGCTGGTCCAGCAGGACCACTGGCGGCGCCAGCACCTGCAAACGCATATCCAGCGCTTGCGTCAGGGTCTCAAGAGTCTGGCCTGGAGCCTGATGCCCTCGGATACCCCGATCCAGCCTCTGCTGGTAGGCGAGGCGGAGGCCGCGCTGAATCTCAGCCAGCAGTTGCGCCAGCAAGGGTTTTACGTTCCGGCCGTGCGTCCGCCGACCGTGCCGCAAGGGAGCGCGAGGCTGCGCATCACCCTGAGCGCCCTGCATCAGGACCAGGACGTGGATGCCCTGATTGCTGCCCTGCAGGATTGTCATCATGCGTCCTGA
- a CDS encoding rhodanese-like domain-containing protein, translating to MRDFVTQNAFLLLALVFVVFMLARGSIRKRLSGFDEVDPGQATQLINREDAIVVDVREPQEWSQGHIPGARHIPLGQLPKRLNELEKYKDRPIITQCRSGMRSATAASTLKKAGFTKIYNLKGGITAWKGAGLPLDRK from the coding sequence TTGCGTGATTTTGTAACCCAGAATGCGTTTTTGTTGCTGGCGCTGGTTTTCGTCGTGTTCATGCTGGCCCGGGGCAGCATCCGCAAGCGCCTGTCCGGCTTTGACGAGGTGGATCCCGGCCAGGCGACCCAGCTCATCAACCGCGAGGATGCCATCGTGGTCGACGTGCGCGAGCCCCAGGAATGGTCTCAGGGCCACATTCCCGGCGCGCGCCACATCCCGCTTGGCCAACTTCCCAAGCGTCTGAATGAGCTCGAAAAGTACAAGGATCGGCCCATCATCACCCAGTGCCGCAGCGGTATGCGTTCCGCAACGGCGGCCAGTACCTTGAAAAAGGCCGGTTTCACAAAAATATACAATCTCAAGGGCGGGATCACGGCCTGGAAGGGCGCGGGTCTGCCGCTCGATCGCAAATAG